GATGGATATATCATGGTCGGTTCGGAGTGGACGGACTATGCGGCGAGCCCAGCCTCCACGGGCGGCAAGACCACACAATCGATTCATGTTCGCCTGATCGACGGCCTCGACGACCACTGCATTCGGGCACGCGCCGCCGGCGCGGTGATCCTGCGTGAACCTGCGGACGAGTTCTACGGCGATCGTGTTTACGTGGCGCGCGATCCGGAAGGTCACGTCTGGAGCTTCGGTCAGGCGATGAAGATCGTCTCACGCGAGGATGCGGAGGCGGCGAGCGGGCTGGTTATCGACGGCTGGCCTGCGGCTTGATCGGCAACGCTTGCAAATTCGCAAGCGACGGCGTTGATGATCCTGCTCGCAGTCGGAAGATTGCGGGCCGAGCATTGCACGATCTTTGAGAGCCGATGTCCCACGACACGATCTTTGCGTTGTCCTCAGGCCGGCCGCCGGCGGCGATCGCCGTTGTTCGAATCTCCGGGCCGGCGGCATCCGCGGTCGTGCAGCGGCTGTGCGGCGTCGTGCCGAAGCCGCGCGTCGCCACGCTGGCAGTGCTGCAGCGTGCCGATGGCTCGCCGATCGATGAGGCGGTGGNGTTGTGGTTTCCGGCACCGCACAGCGCGACCGGAGAAGATGTTTGCGAGCTGCAAGTGCATGGAAGCCGCGCTGTGCTCGCGGCGATTTTCGAAGAGCTTGCGAAGACCGACGCGGTGCGTCCGGCAGAGCCGGGAGAGTTCACGCGCCGTGCATTCGAGAACGGCAAGCTCGATCTGACGGAGGCTGAAGGCCTCGACGATCTGATTCACGCGGATACAGAAGCGCAACGGCGGCAGGCGTTTCGTCAATTGCAGGGGCTGCTCGGCCACCGTGCGCAGGACTGGCGCGAGCGTATCATCGCAGCGTCCGCGCTGGTGGAAGCCGGGATCGATTTCTCCGATGAGGGCGATGTGCCTCAAGAGCTGATTGCGCCGGCGGTGCGCGAGATTGTCGCCTTGCGCGAAGAGATCGGGCAAACGCTGTCGGCATCGTCGCGCAGCGAACGGCTGCGCGATGGCCTTGTTGTCGCGATCGCAGGACCGCCGAACGCGGGCAAGTCGACATTGCTGAATCGTTTGGCGCGGCGCGAGGCGGCGATCGTGTCGCCGCACGCGGGAACGACGCGCGACGTGATCGAAGTACATCTCGATCTCGATGGCTATCCGGTGATCCTGCTCGATACCGCCGGCATTCGCGACACCAACGATCCGGTGGAGGAGGAGGGCGTGCGCCGCGCGCGCGAGCGGGCCGCGCACGCAGACCTGGTGCTATGGCTCGCGGATGCTTCGAGGGACGAGCAGGGGCCGCCGCCGTCTTTTGGAGAGGGAACGCCGGTCTGGCGGGTTGCCAACAAGAGCGATTTGCTGGCAGGCGTCCGCGCGAGCGATTTAGCGACGCACGAAGGCGGCCGCTTGTTCCGAATCTCGGCAGAGCAGGGGACCGGCGTAGCGGCATTGACCGACGCGGTTGGTGCGTTTGCCGCCGATTATTTTGGTGCCGGGGAAGCTGGTTTGGTGACGCGGGAACGACAGCGCCGTCTGCTGGAAGCGGCGGTGCTTGCGCTGCGACAGGCGGAACACTTGAAAGCAGGTCCGGAGGAGCTGCTTGCGGAGGAACTTCGGATTGCGGCCCATG
The sequence above is drawn from the Afipia sp. P52-10 genome and encodes:
- a CDS encoding VOC family protein, yielding MDDPFRRPTFGSALFYRNPSAALDWLESAFGFRRTMVITDKEGRLAHAEMAFGDGYIMVGSEWTDYAASPASTGGKTTQSIHVRLIDGLDDHCIRARAAGAVILREPADEFYGDRVYVARDPEGHVWSFGQAMKIVSREDAEAASGLVIDGWPAA
- the mnmE gene encoding tRNA uridine-5-carboxymethylaminomethyl(34) synthesis GTPase MnmE; protein product: MSHDTIFALSSGRPPAAIAVVRISGPAASAVVQRLCGVVPKPRVATLAVLQRADGSPIDEAVXLWFPAPHSATGEDVCELQVHGSRAVLAAIFEELAKTDAVRPAEPGEFTRRAFENGKLDLTEAEGLDDLIHADTEAQRRQAFRQLQGLLGHRAQDWRERIIAASALVEAGIDFSDEGDVPQELIAPAVREIVALREEIGQTLSASSRSERLRDGLVVAIAGPPNAGKSTLLNRLARREAAIVSPHAGTTRDVIEVHLDLDGYPVILLDTAGIRDTNDPVEEEGVRRARERAAHADLVLWLADASRDEQGPPPSFGEGTPVWRVANKSDLLAGVRASDLATHEGGRLFRISAEQGTGVAALTDAVGAFAADYFGAGEAGLVTRERQRRLLEAAVLALRQAEHLKAGPEELLAEELRIAAHALGRLLGRVDVEDILDLIFRQFCIGK